Below is a genomic region from Perognathus longimembris pacificus isolate PPM17 unplaced genomic scaffold, ASM2315922v1 HiC_scaffold_5389, whole genome shotgun sequence.
CCCTCTGGAGCTGTCTACTCCGTACGTGGGTCGTGCTTTATATTTTagggcgaggccctgagttcgagccccaggaccggcgcacacgcgcacacgcgcacacacacacacacgtttctagCCCTGTGCCAGTGGGTGGCTCACCCTTGTCACCCTGGTCCTTGGGTGCCACAgtggggcggtggggagggccgggagggggggcgggccgggagggggggctccgtcacctccccccgccccccccctgtCCCCGCAGGCAGCCGGGAGGCGGCGTCTCGCGCACGCCGGTGAGCGCGGCCGGGGTGGTGGACGCCGTCAGCCGCGCGTGCCGGGAGGGCGAGCTGCCCACGTGCGGCTGCGGGCCGGGCGGCCCTCGGCCGCGGGAGCTGCCCCGGGACTGGCTGTGGGGCGGCTGCGGGGACAACGTGGAGTACGGCTACCGCTTCGCCAAGGAGTTCGTGGACGCCCGGTGAGCGCGAGCGGAACTTCGCCCGGGGCTCGCGGGAGCAGGGCCGCGCGCTGATGAACCTGCAGAACAACGAGGCGGGCCGCAgggtaaggggggggggcagcccggcgggcgggagggcgggcgggcgcggccctCGGGGCCGGGTGAACTCGGGGCTGGCGCgctgccacgtgagccacggcgccgctccGCGGTGTCTGGTGGTTGATCGGCGGTCAGCGTCTCACGGacgttcctgccccggctggctttgaaccgccaccctcagatctcagcctcccgggtagcggaggtgacaggcgtgagccccccgcccccccccccccccccccccgtgccccggCTTAAGATTGggttttttaagttcttttgcaGGGCGTGGGTTCAAGCTCAGGGCTTTCTTAGTCACACCGGGCCCTGACTGACTCCGAGCTGTGCCCTCGGCCTCCTATCtcgttattgttatttttttttttaattaagcagGAAGAACCCAAAATTGAgatcatgccccccacccccacccccaccacacacgcacacgcacacgcacacacacagagaaggagCTTATAAAATacgaaagaaacacacacacacatacacatacgtgTGGTGCGCTCACAGCAGCAGACCGGGCAGCCGCCCGCCGGTGTCTGGGATTTGTGTAGCTGAGACTCCTGTCCTCCCCTGTCCGTCTGCCGGGTGTTTGTCCCCGGGAGTGGGCCTCCTCCCGTCCCCTGCGCCCCAGGGGCTTAGCGCCAAGGGACACAGTTCTGGAAGCTTCATGCTTCCTCCTTCCCGAAGCCGGGCCAGGCACTCCTGGCCTCTAAGCCCAAGGGCCATTTCCACAGGAATGTCCGGCTCtcttggcgggggcgggggggggggggggagaccggtAATTGCCAGGCTGGTCTTTGAAGTGCCTGTTGAAATGGGGTGTCAGCTCCTTTGTGTGTtcctccttgccccccccccccacagctgccCAGCCAGGTCCTCCCCCAAAGCCACCCAagcggaagggggggggggcttgtgcaccgtccccgtgggggggggggctctgaggaTGGTCGCTGAGCTTAGAGGGCCTCCGTTGGTTTCTGCTCTGAGCACAATGGAGGACTCCACCACCGAGGGACTCCCGAAAAGCTGAAAGAAATGCCTGGAAAATGTGGCCCGGCTCTGTGGGTCGTGCTAGCTTTGGCTGCAGAAAATTGGGGGGGTGTcttttttttctgggggggggtGCATGCATTCTTCTCTGCCATCTGCACCTCTGGGCCTGTGACCAGAGGGCTGATGACCTAGGTGATAACAGAAAAGGGGGGCCCAGTCCTTGGGGACCTGGTGGGGGCTTGTGCTGTtaaaagccggcccaggcaggagagccgtgagagcctttttgttgttgttgttggtcttggggcttgaactcggggcctaggcgccGAGCTCTCGccgctggagccacagcgccccttctggctttcgcTGCGTACGTACGTGGTGCTGCGGATTCGAACCCGGGGCTGCACAGTCCCGGCCGCGGCCGTGAGGCTCTCGCCTCCACTCAACTAGCGAAAAAAGGCCAGCCGTGGAGCtccggctcaagcggtagagcgccccccgggccccgagttcgagtcccaggGGTGGCGTCCCCACAGACGACCGCAGGACCCAGGtggcagcccccccctccccccgtgcccccccccaccgtggagctccggctcaagcggtagagcgcccccgggccccgagttcgagtcccaggGGTGGCGTCCCCACAGACGCCCGCAGGACCCGGGtggcagcccccccctccccccgtcccccccccgcaGGCCGTGTACACGATGGCGGACGTGGCCTGCAAGTGCCACGGCGTGTCGGGGTCGTGCAGCCTGAAGACGTGCTGGCTGCAGCTGGCGCCGTTCCGCCGCGTGGGCGACCGGCTGCGGGAGAAGTACGACGGCGCGGCGGCCGTGCGGGTGACGCGGCGCGGCCGCCTGGCGCCGCTGGACGGCCGCGGCGCGGGGCCCGCGCCCGACGACCTGGTCTACGTGGAGCCCAGCCCCGACTACTGCCTGCGGGACGCGGCCCGCGGCTGGCCCGGCACGCACGGCCGCCCCTGCAACCGCACGTCGGCGGGCGCGGACGGCTGCGGCCCGCTGTGCTGCGGCCGCGGCTCCGAGCCGCGCGGGGCGGTGCGCGTGGAGCGCTGCGGCTGCCGCTTCCACTGGTGCTGCTACGTGCGCTGCCGCCAGTGCACGCGGCGCGTGGACCAGGACGTGTGCAAGTGACCGCGCGCGCGAGTGACCGCGTGCAAGAGACCGCGTGCGCGAGTGACCGCGCGTGCGAGTGACCGCGCCCGCCCTGTGACCGCGTGTGCAAGTGACTGCGCGTGCGAGTGACCGCGTGTGCAAGTGACCGCGTgcaccccgcccgccccgcccgcagaGCCTGCACCGTACAGACCCAGAGGAGCCTACTTTATATTTGTACAAATAAACGGACGATGGTGACGGACAGGAGAGACGCACGCGCGTGTGTGAACCGCGCGATGACGCCGGCTGGgcatgcgtatgtgtgtgtgcgtgcgtgtgtgtgtgcgtgtgtgtgaaccGCGCGATGACGCgggcgtgcatgtgcgtgtgtgtgtgcgtgcgtgtgtgtgtattctccCTCCCTCACGCGCCCACGGGCCTCCACAGGCACTTCGTGGGGAGGAAAGTCGTGACGAGGCCCGGCcgggggctcgaactcggggcctggcgctGTTCCCGAGCAtcctttcccccctcaaggccaccACCACGGCTCCGCTTCCCCAGCCGGGTTCGCCGCACGCAGCTCCCGGGAGaggtgttttggggttttgtct
It encodes:
- the LOC125345203 gene encoding LOW QUALITY PROTEIN: protein Wnt-5b-like (The sequence of the model RefSeq protein was modified relative to this genomic sequence to represent the inferred CDS: inserted 3 bases in 2 codons; deleted 1 base in 1 codon) — its product is MPGLLLLALALLXPAGAQLLTEAGSWWSLATSPVQRPELLIXGAQPACAQLPGLSPGQRKLCQLHQEHMAFVGRGARAGIRECQHQLRLRRWNCSTVDDASVFGRVLQIGGVSRTPVSAAGVVDAVSRACREGELPTCGCGPGGPRPRELPRDWLWGGCGDNVEYGYRFAKEFVDARERERNFARGSREQGRALMNLQNNEAGRRAVYTMADVACKCHGVSGSCSLKTCWLQLAPFRRVGDRLREKYDGAAAVRVTRRGRLAPLDGRGAGPAPDDLVYVEPSPDYCLRDAARGWPGTHGRPCNRTSAGADGCGPLCCGRGSEPRGAVRVERCGCRFHWCCYVRCRQCTRRVDQDVCK